The genomic stretch ACAACAATCTGGGTCGAATGGATTGACGCCGAAGGACAGATCGGATGGCAGCGTCGGTCTGGTTCGGGAAGTTGGGAATCGACACAATTCGAGTCGTACAGCGATGCGGTGGATCTTGAATACCATGTTCGACGTCGAATCCAATCGACGGCGACTCAATAGTGAGGGGGGACAGTGGCATGAAATGGCAAGAACACGGTTGGGGCGGCGGTAGGCGCCGGGTGTTCCCGCAAGCGCGCGACTACTGCGTCCTCTGAATCACCACGGCGCTAATGTCGTCGTCCCGGGTACCTTCGGCCAGCAGTCCTTCCTCCAGCCGCTCGCAGATGTCGGCGGCGGTGTAGTTACTGCACTCTGCCAGGATCTTCTCGACTCGTTCCGGGAAGAACTTCCCGTCATCGTGCTCGGTAAACCCGTCGGTCACCAGCAGCAGTAGGTCCCCCGGAGCCAGCAGGCTGATCTCGTTGACCGAGTACGCGTTCTTGCCCACAAAGGTCGAGTCGGGCGGGTCATCCAGGTCGTCCTTCGGCGGAAGGAGCCCGACCGGTGGAAACGAGACGACCCGATCGCCGCTGATCTCGACAATTTTCCCGTACTCCCTGGAGAAGACCAGCGGCAGTTGATGGCCGGCAGAGATGAACCGGAACCGACCGCCCTCGGAGATCTCGCCGTAGAGCATGGTGAAGTACTTGTTGACGGCGGTGGTGCGATAGAAACGCGTGTTGAGATGTTCGAAGATCCGCGTGGTGATCTCGCCGTAGCGATCCAGCTCGTAGTGGACACCCACCAGGAACGCCTGGTGCAACATGGCGGCGATCAGTGCATCGGTCATGCGATGACCGCTGACATCGGCCAACATCACACCGGCTCGATGCTTCAGATGCTCCAGATTTTCAACGACCTCGTCGCGACCCCGCGCACGCGCGCGCCCCAGACGTCGCTCGAGGCTGAATCGCTTGGGGAAGTCGATATAGATCAGGTGATCGCCGCCGATCACCTCGTACAACGGCTTCGAAAAG from Acidobacteriota bacterium encodes the following:
- a CDS encoding serine/threonine-protein phosphatase, whose product is MSDESQGTFDRLADEIANFREIATHLRPSPGEVPDVEGIDIAAFSKPLYEVIGGDHLIYIDFPKRFSLERRLGRARARGRDEVVENLEHLKHRAGVMLADVSGHRMTDALIAAMLHQAFLVGVHYELDRYGEITTRIFEHLNTRFYRTTAVNKYFTMLYGEISEGGRFRFISAGHQLPLVFSREYGKIVEISGDRVVSFPPVGLLPPKDDLDDPPDSTFVGKNAYSVNEISLLAPGDLLLLVTDGFTEHDDGKFFPERVEKILAECSNYTAADICERLEEGLLAEGTRDDDISAVVIQRTQ